In Metasolibacillus fluoroglycofenilyticus, a single genomic region encodes these proteins:
- a CDS encoding MarR family winged helix-turn-helix transcriptional regulator, with the protein MKKNKDELFELVTEINDMHYTMNKIFIKEYQSLLDDNLSRNQTILMDIVKDYGKISIGEIARLMKITSSAVGQIVNKLEDGNYLVRTINSQNRREILVQLADKGTRYFEKEEKINRQIINRIYTQMELSEMEELKRIITKLSNIVEKTYTKQDGEENNHD; encoded by the coding sequence ATGAAAAAAAATAAAGATGAATTATTTGAACTCGTTACTGAAATAAATGACATGCATTATACGATGAATAAAATCTTCATAAAAGAATATCAATCTTTACTAGATGATAATCTTTCTAGGAATCAAACAATTTTAATGGATATTGTTAAAGATTACGGAAAAATTTCTATTGGAGAAATTGCTCGACTAATGAAAATAACATCAAGCGCTGTTGGACAGATTGTTAATAAACTTGAAGATGGAAATTATTTAGTGAGGACTATTAATTCACAAAATAGACGTGAAATACTTGTGCAACTGGCAGATAAGGGAACTCGATATTTTGAAAAAGAAGAAAAAATAAATCGTCAAATTATTAATCGTATTTACACACAAATGGAATTGAGTGAAATGGAAGAACTCAAAAGGATTATCACGAAGCTAAGTAACATTGTAGAAAAGACATATACAAAACAAGATGGGGAGGAAAACAATCATGACTAA
- a CDS encoding serine hydrolase domain-containing protein, protein MTNTKANLESLFNEIKERELLNGTVLVAKKGEILYEGAFGNADLSTKRPLTSQSLFNLASVSKPITATAILLLVQEGKLNLEDFVQKWIPNLPYEGITIRHLLNHTSGLPDYLDLFEKYWDKTKIADNDDLLRYLVKYKPHRLFAPNERVEYSNTGYILLALIVERVTNMGFPYFLQENIFKPLQMTRTQAIGVRKEKIEIEDYAYGYVYDVYAGEYVLADDFEESKMVIYLDGILGDGGIQSTVKDLYLYERALNTGNLINDELLKEAYTPAVTKTQTPLSYGFGWILEDIKKKGRIVWHSGGWPGYVTHLRRFIDHDIVVIVLRNKEQDFDFDQHVLYAIEQVAFDEPYELAKEKPLLKRARVIPVNVLKRLVGDYALTEHPDLIIHVSLENNRLFIEMPGTMKLELYAKAEKEFFLRGLSIEVSFITENGKELIRIVNGVEVQTAVRQSLTEDKWDFNHADHN, encoded by the coding sequence ATGACTAACACAAAGGCTAACTTAGAAAGTTTATTCAATGAAATTAAGGAAAGGGAATTGTTAAATGGTACAGTCCTTGTTGCTAAAAAAGGCGAGATTTTATACGAAGGAGCTTTTGGTAATGCTGACTTGTCAACAAAACGTCCATTAACATCACAATCTTTATTCAACCTTGCATCTGTCTCAAAGCCAATTACAGCAACTGCAATTTTACTACTCGTTCAGGAAGGCAAACTAAATCTTGAGGACTTCGTGCAGAAATGGATACCTAATCTACCTTATGAAGGCATTACGATTAGACATCTACTTAACCATACGAGCGGACTCCCCGATTATTTAGATTTGTTTGAGAAATACTGGGATAAAACGAAAATCGCAGACAATGACGACTTACTTAGATATTTAGTCAAGTACAAACCCCACCGTCTATTTGCACCAAATGAGCGTGTTGAATATAGTAACACGGGCTATATTTTACTCGCGCTCATTGTTGAGCGTGTAACCAACATGGGTTTCCCCTACTTTTTACAAGAAAATATTTTTAAGCCACTTCAAATGACTCGCACTCAAGCTATTGGTGTTAGAAAAGAAAAGATTGAAATTGAAGATTATGCATACGGTTATGTCTATGATGTATATGCAGGCGAGTACGTTTTGGCTGATGATTTCGAAGAGTCCAAAATGGTTATTTATTTAGATGGAATACTTGGTGATGGTGGTATTCAATCAACTGTCAAGGATTTATATCTTTATGAACGTGCTCTAAACACCGGAAATTTAATCAATGACGAATTACTAAAAGAAGCTTATACACCAGCGGTGACAAAAACCCAAACACCACTTAGCTATGGTTTTGGTTGGATCTTAGAGGATATCAAGAAAAAAGGACGAATCGTTTGGCATAGTGGCGGCTGGCCAGGATATGTTACACATCTTAGACGCTTCATCGATCATGATATTGTTGTTATTGTACTAAGAAATAAAGAACAAGATTTCGATTTTGACCAACATGTCTTATACGCAATCGAGCAAGTAGCTTTTGATGAGCCTTATGAACTTGCTAAGGAAAAACCTCTATTAAAGCGTGCCAGAGTCATTCCAGTAAATGTTTTAAAACGCCTTGTCGGTGATTATGCACTAACGGAACACCCGGATTTAATCATTCATGTTTCATTAGAAAACAACAGACTATTTATCGAAATGCCCGGTACAATGAAACTTGAATTATACGCTAAAGCAGAGAAAGAATTCTTCTTGAGAGGATTATCAATAGAGGTTAGTTTTATAACAGAGAACGGTAAGGAATTAATAAGGATTGTTAATGGTGTTGAAGTACAAACAGCAGTGCGTCAATCATTAACCGAGGATAAATGGGATTTTAATCATGCAGATCACAACTGA
- the rpsI gene encoding 30S ribosomal protein S9, whose product MAQVQYIGTGRRKSSVARVRLVPGEGKIVINNRDVADYLPYETLLLIINQPLEATETKGSYDVHVNVNGGGFTGQAGAIRHGIARALLQVDPDFRPALKSAGLLTRDARMKERKKPGLRGARRSPQFSKR is encoded by the coding sequence TTGGCACAAGTTCAATACATCGGCACAGGTCGCCGTAAAAGCTCAGTAGCACGCGTACGTTTAGTACCAGGCGAAGGCAAAATCGTAATCAATAACCGTGATGTTGCTGATTACCTACCATATGAAACTTTACTTTTAATTATCAACCAACCACTTGAAGCTACTGAAACAAAAGGTAGCTATGATGTTCACGTAAACGTAAACGGTGGTGGTTTCACTGGTCAAGCTGGTGCAATCCGTCACGGTATCGCACGCGCTTTATTACAAGTTGACCCAGATTTCCGTCCAGCACTTAAATCTGCTGGTTTATTAACACGTGATGCACGTATGAAAGAGCGTAAAAAACCAGGTTTACGCGGCGCTCGTCGTTCACCACAGTTCTCAAAACGTTAA
- the rplM gene encoding 50S ribosomal protein L13 yields the protein MRTTFMAKGHEVERKWLVVDAEGQTLGRLASEVASILRGKHKPTFTPHVDTGDHVIIINADKIELTGNKLEGKIYYRHTQFTGGLKQRTAGEMKEKYPTQMIELAVKGMLPKNSLGRQMFSKLNVYAGPEHPHAAQKPEAYELRG from the coding sequence ATGCGTACAACATTCATGGCTAAAGGTCACGAAGTAGAGCGTAAATGGTTAGTAGTTGACGCAGAAGGCCAAACTCTTGGACGTTTAGCTTCTGAAGTAGCTTCTATTTTACGCGGTAAACATAAACCAACTTTCACACCACACGTTGACACAGGTGATCATGTAATCATCATCAACGCTGATAAAATTGAGTTAACAGGTAATAAATTAGAAGGTAAAATCTACTACCGTCACACTCAATTTACTGGTGGTTTAAAACAACGTACAGCTGGCGAAATGAAAGAAAAATACCCAACTCAAATGATTGAGTTAGCGGTTAAAGGGATGCTTCCTAAAAACTCTTTAGGTCGTCAAATGTTCAGCAAACTTAATGTTTATGCTGGCCCAGAGCACCCACATGCAGCGCAAAAACCAGAAGCTTATGAGCTTCGTGGATAA
- the truA gene encoding tRNA pseudouridine(38-40) synthase TruA, which translates to MRLKAIISYDGTQFAGYQVQPGERTVQLELEKVLMKMHKGKRVHVTASGRTDARVHATGQVIHFDTTLTIPTDNYQKALNVQLPSDIRVLGVEQVADDFHARYSATGKRYRYIWDCSKVQSPFRRFYTVETKGIKPNIEPMREAAQSIVGTHDFTCFCAANTSVVDKVRTVYSLNLEWVGDELHMTIAGNGFLYNMVRIIAGTLWEVGTGRRDVCAVAQAIEAQDRSKAGKTAPAHGLYLEEVFYAINA; encoded by the coding sequence ATGAGATTAAAAGCAATTATCAGCTATGATGGCACACAATTTGCTGGCTATCAAGTGCAGCCAGGCGAGCGCACAGTGCAGCTAGAACTAGAGAAAGTATTGATGAAAATGCATAAAGGTAAGCGTGTGCATGTGACGGCAAGTGGGCGTACAGATGCGCGTGTTCATGCGACAGGGCAAGTCATTCATTTTGATACAACGCTGACAATTCCTACTGATAATTATCAAAAGGCATTAAATGTTCAACTGCCAAGCGATATTCGGGTTTTAGGTGTTGAACAAGTAGCAGACGACTTTCATGCGCGCTATAGTGCGACAGGCAAGCGTTATCGTTACATTTGGGATTGCAGTAAAGTCCAAAGCCCATTTCGCCGTTTTTATACAGTTGAAACGAAGGGCATTAAGCCAAATATAGAGCCCATGCGTGAGGCTGCACAGTCAATTGTCGGCACACATGATTTTACTTGCTTTTGCGCGGCGAATACAAGCGTTGTAGATAAAGTGCGCACCGTCTATTCACTAAATTTAGAATGGGTTGGTGACGAGCTACATATGACGATTGCAGGCAATGGTTTCCTATACAATATGGTGCGCATCATTGCAGGAACACTCTGGGAGGTCGGAACGGGTCGCCGCGATGTTTGTGCAGTGGCACAGGCAATCGAGGCACAGGACCGCAGTAAGGCAGGAAAGACAGCACCGGCACATGGACTTTACTTGGAGGAAGTTTTTTACGCAATAAACGCATAG